One region of Danio aesculapii chromosome 7, fDanAes4.1, whole genome shotgun sequence genomic DNA includes:
- the lingo1b gene encoding leucine-rich repeat and immunoglobulin-like domain-containing nogo receptor-interacting protein 1-B isoform X2 codes for MTFLVTIKMVAREASGHSYLVACWQPILILMLGTVLSGSATGCPSRCECSAQERSVVCHRRKLITLPEGIPIDTRLLDLSKNRLKAINPEEFLNYPQLEDLQLNENIISVIEPGAFSNLLGLRTLGLRNNNLKLIQLGVFTGLSNLTRLDISENKIVILLDYMFQELYNLKELEVGDNDLVFISHRAFHGLSSLEQLTMERCNLTSVPTEAFSHLHNLLTLRLRHLNVNIIRDFSFRRLYRLKVLEIANWPLLESLTAKSLHGLNITTLSITNCNLTAVPYVAIQHLVYLRFFNLSFNPIEVVEGNKMHNLLRLQAFHLVGGRLVSIEPYSFKGLNYLRVLNVSSNSLSTLEESAFHSVGNLETLALHDNPLACDCRLLWVFRRRWRLNFNRQQPSCETPEFLQGKEFKDFPDVLPPNYFTCQKSKIRDHKAIHRFVDEGTTVQFPCQADGDPTPMIMWQSPKKQFITTKSIGRLSVSPDGTLEVRYAQIQDNGTYTCFAVNAGGNDTRLAHLHVHSYSPNWPHQPNKTFAFILNQPNDNGANGTGAMDPFPFDMKTLIIATTMGFISFLGVVLFCLVLLFLWSRGKGNAKPNIEIEYVPRKVDGENSPNEGSHKISMKMI; via the coding sequence GTTACCATAAAAATGGTGGCCAGAGAGGCAAGTGGGCACAGCTACCTGGTGGCATGCTGGCAGCCCATTCTCATCCTGATGCTGGGTACCGTGCTGTCTGGCTCTGCCACGGGCTGCCCTTCTCGATGCGAGTGCAGTGCCCAAGAGCGCTCGGTCGTGTGCCATCGGCGAAAGCTGATCACCCTCCCTGAGGGAATTCCCATTGACACGCGGCTGTTAGATCTTAGCAAGAACCGCTTGAAAGCCATCAACCCTGAGGAATTTCTCAACTATCCACAACTGGAGGATCTACAGCTTAATGAGAACATCATTTCCGTCATTGAACCAGGGGCATTCAGCAACCTCCTTGGCTTGCGAACACTGGGACTACGTAACAATAATCTCAAGCTGATCCAGCTGGGTGTTTTCACTGGCCTCAGTAACCTCACTCGGCTAGACATTAGTGAGaataaaattgtcattttgtTGGACTACATGTTTCAAGAACTATACAACCTGAAAGAGCTGGAGGTGGGGGACAATGACCTGGTGTTCATTTCCCACAGGGCATTTCATGGCCTCAGCAGCCTGGAGCAGCTAACAATGGAAAGATGTAACCTGACCTCTGTGCCCACAGAGGCCTTCAGTCATCTTCACAACTTGCTGACCCTTAGGCTGCGGCATCTCAACGTCAACATCATTCGAGACTTTTCCTTCAGGAGGCTCTATCGACTAAAAGTCTTGGAGATAGCTAACTGGCCTCTCTTAGAATCCTTGACCGCAAAGTCCCTACACGGGCTGAATATCACAACTTTGAGCATCACAAACTGCAATCTCACTGCCGTCCCTTACGTGGCCATTCAACACCTGGTGTACCTCCGCTTTTTTAACCTGTCCTTCAATCCCATTGAGGTTGTGGAGGGCAACAAAATGCACAATTTGCTGAGGCTCCAGGCGTTTCACTTAGTTGGGGGCCGGCTAGTCAGCATTGAGCCTTATTCGTTCAAAGGACTCAACTACCTTCGGGTTCTCAATGTATCCAGCAATAGTCTAAGCACTTTAGAGGAATCTGCCTTTCACTCTGTGGGCAACCTGGAGACTCTGGCTCTTCATGACAACCCCCTGGCATGCGACTGTCGTCTCCTCTGGGTCTTTCGCCGGCGATGGAGACTTAATTTCAACCGCCAGCAGCCATCTTGTGAAACGCCAGAATTTTTGCAGGGTAAGGAGTTCAAAGACTTCCCGGATGTTCTCCCACCAAATTATTTCACTTGTCAGAAGTCCAAGATTCGGGATCACAAAGCCATTCATAGATTTGTGGATGAGGGGACCACTGTGCAATTCCCTTGCCAAGCAGATGGAGACCCAACTCCCATGATTATGTGGCAGTCTCCAAAAAAGCAATTCATCACAACTAAAAGCATCGGCCGGCTGTCAGTGTCCCCGGATGGCACCCTAGAGGTTAGATATGCCCAAATACAAGACAATGGCACGTACACGTGCTTTGCTGTCAATGCAGGAGGTAATGACACCCGTTTGGCTCACCTACATGTTCATAGCTACTCTCCCAATTGGCCCCATCAGCCCAATAAGACCTTTGCCTTTATTTTGAACCAGCCCAATGATAACGGTGCCAATGGGACTGGTGCGATGGATCCCTTCCCCTTTGATATGAAGACCCTCATTATTGCTACCACCATGGGGTTTATCTCTTTCCTGGGAGTGGTGCTCTTCTGTCTGGTGCTCTTGTTCCTGTGGAGTCGAGGGAAAGGCAATGCCAAGCCAAACATTGAGATTGAGTATGTGCCACGGAAAGTAGATGGAGAAAACAGCCCGAATGAAGGATCTCACAAGATCAGTATGAAGATGATTTAA
- the lingo1b gene encoding leucine-rich repeat and immunoglobulin-like domain-containing nogo receptor-interacting protein 1-B isoform X1 yields MTFLQVTIKMVAREASGHSYLVACWQPILILMLGTVLSGSATGCPSRCECSAQERSVVCHRRKLITLPEGIPIDTRLLDLSKNRLKAINPEEFLNYPQLEDLQLNENIISVIEPGAFSNLLGLRTLGLRNNNLKLIQLGVFTGLSNLTRLDISENKIVILLDYMFQELYNLKELEVGDNDLVFISHRAFHGLSSLEQLTMERCNLTSVPTEAFSHLHNLLTLRLRHLNVNIIRDFSFRRLYRLKVLEIANWPLLESLTAKSLHGLNITTLSITNCNLTAVPYVAIQHLVYLRFFNLSFNPIEVVEGNKMHNLLRLQAFHLVGGRLVSIEPYSFKGLNYLRVLNVSSNSLSTLEESAFHSVGNLETLALHDNPLACDCRLLWVFRRRWRLNFNRQQPSCETPEFLQGKEFKDFPDVLPPNYFTCQKSKIRDHKAIHRFVDEGTTVQFPCQADGDPTPMIMWQSPKKQFITTKSIGRLSVSPDGTLEVRYAQIQDNGTYTCFAVNAGGNDTRLAHLHVHSYSPNWPHQPNKTFAFILNQPNDNGANGTGAMDPFPFDMKTLIIATTMGFISFLGVVLFCLVLLFLWSRGKGNAKPNIEIEYVPRKVDGENSPNEGSHKISMKMI; encoded by the coding sequence CAGGTTACCATAAAAATGGTGGCCAGAGAGGCAAGTGGGCACAGCTACCTGGTGGCATGCTGGCAGCCCATTCTCATCCTGATGCTGGGTACCGTGCTGTCTGGCTCTGCCACGGGCTGCCCTTCTCGATGCGAGTGCAGTGCCCAAGAGCGCTCGGTCGTGTGCCATCGGCGAAAGCTGATCACCCTCCCTGAGGGAATTCCCATTGACACGCGGCTGTTAGATCTTAGCAAGAACCGCTTGAAAGCCATCAACCCTGAGGAATTTCTCAACTATCCACAACTGGAGGATCTACAGCTTAATGAGAACATCATTTCCGTCATTGAACCAGGGGCATTCAGCAACCTCCTTGGCTTGCGAACACTGGGACTACGTAACAATAATCTCAAGCTGATCCAGCTGGGTGTTTTCACTGGCCTCAGTAACCTCACTCGGCTAGACATTAGTGAGaataaaattgtcattttgtTGGACTACATGTTTCAAGAACTATACAACCTGAAAGAGCTGGAGGTGGGGGACAATGACCTGGTGTTCATTTCCCACAGGGCATTTCATGGCCTCAGCAGCCTGGAGCAGCTAACAATGGAAAGATGTAACCTGACCTCTGTGCCCACAGAGGCCTTCAGTCATCTTCACAACTTGCTGACCCTTAGGCTGCGGCATCTCAACGTCAACATCATTCGAGACTTTTCCTTCAGGAGGCTCTATCGACTAAAAGTCTTGGAGATAGCTAACTGGCCTCTCTTAGAATCCTTGACCGCAAAGTCCCTACACGGGCTGAATATCACAACTTTGAGCATCACAAACTGCAATCTCACTGCCGTCCCTTACGTGGCCATTCAACACCTGGTGTACCTCCGCTTTTTTAACCTGTCCTTCAATCCCATTGAGGTTGTGGAGGGCAACAAAATGCACAATTTGCTGAGGCTCCAGGCGTTTCACTTAGTTGGGGGCCGGCTAGTCAGCATTGAGCCTTATTCGTTCAAAGGACTCAACTACCTTCGGGTTCTCAATGTATCCAGCAATAGTCTAAGCACTTTAGAGGAATCTGCCTTTCACTCTGTGGGCAACCTGGAGACTCTGGCTCTTCATGACAACCCCCTGGCATGCGACTGTCGTCTCCTCTGGGTCTTTCGCCGGCGATGGAGACTTAATTTCAACCGCCAGCAGCCATCTTGTGAAACGCCAGAATTTTTGCAGGGTAAGGAGTTCAAAGACTTCCCGGATGTTCTCCCACCAAATTATTTCACTTGTCAGAAGTCCAAGATTCGGGATCACAAAGCCATTCATAGATTTGTGGATGAGGGGACCACTGTGCAATTCCCTTGCCAAGCAGATGGAGACCCAACTCCCATGATTATGTGGCAGTCTCCAAAAAAGCAATTCATCACAACTAAAAGCATCGGCCGGCTGTCAGTGTCCCCGGATGGCACCCTAGAGGTTAGATATGCCCAAATACAAGACAATGGCACGTACACGTGCTTTGCTGTCAATGCAGGAGGTAATGACACCCGTTTGGCTCACCTACATGTTCATAGCTACTCTCCCAATTGGCCCCATCAGCCCAATAAGACCTTTGCCTTTATTTTGAACCAGCCCAATGATAACGGTGCCAATGGGACTGGTGCGATGGATCCCTTCCCCTTTGATATGAAGACCCTCATTATTGCTACCACCATGGGGTTTATCTCTTTCCTGGGAGTGGTGCTCTTCTGTCTGGTGCTCTTGTTCCTGTGGAGTCGAGGGAAAGGCAATGCCAAGCCAAACATTGAGATTGAGTATGTGCCACGGAAAGTAGATGGAGAAAACAGCCCGAATGAAGGATCTCACAAGATCAGTATGAAGATGATTTAA